TGCCCAAAGATGCTCAGGATGACCGTCTGTCTCTACAGGTGCTCCCTCTGGTCATGCAGAACTGCAAGGAATTGTAGAGCAGGGACGCTCTCCCTgcgggccctccagctgttgcaaaactacaactcccagcctgccccaatagctgtaggctgtccagagggttgtagttttgcaacagctgcaggCTGGGCATCCCTGTTGTAGAGGGATAGTTCCTTAAAATGGTGGTAATAACTTTGTATCCGACCCGTACTGCTCCAGGCTGCGAGCTCCACTGATTTCTGCAGGGGACATTTAGGGACGGCCCTGCCGCGGCTTTCCTCCTGTCCAGGATTACAAGAACACAGGTGCTTTTATCCCAGAACAGCGCCGCCCCTGTCCATGGGTcgcatctggtattgcagctcccttgaagtgaacgggtctgaGCTGTAATAGCACGCACAACAGGGGGACAGGCATTTGGAAAAACTTGTCTGATCGACGCTGAGATCACAATAGGGGCCCACGCTCCCCTCCCCCCATTTAAATTGAGCGTCAGTCACACATACACTTCTGGGCGCTTGTACTCACCTATTTCACATACAGTTGAATGGAGCGGTGGAAGCATATGCATGACCACTGCTCCAGTCAAATGGGCCCCAGTTCTCATGAGCGGCGGGGGCCCCAGcggttggacccctgctgatcagttaTCCAGGGGATGTGTCCCAGccgacacagctcctgcacccactcCACCATATAACAGTGGCTTGCGGACTCGGCCTATTTCCCACAACCTACTTCATACAATCCGCCTGGTGCCAGCTGTAGTTACTTTCGGACCCCGGCTCATCTCTCATTAGTGACATTACACATGAATATTCAGCGTGGACCCCCACACGTATTCTGGTATTGCCTCAAGTAAataggttgagctgcaataccatataCACCCTGCAAACcgctgtggcgctgtttctggaagaaagctgttttttttttaatccggaCAACCATGAATGAAATCTTGCTTCTCTTAAGCTCAACACTGTCGGCCATATTGGCTTGGGAGTTGCTCTTCCTGTCACCTAGTCCCTTGGACGCTCTCCCTGGCAGTCAATCCTCCCTTAACCATGCAGCGACGGGCTTGATGGAATCTCTTCCTGGAGCTGGCAATGATGGGAGGTGTAGTTGCACAGTGAAGTAGCTAACGTCTCCTCCGGAGGTCGCGACAGACGCTGCGGCCATTATACTATAGAATTAGACTTTATTTCTGCTCTAGTGTGATCAGTGTCGGACACGCGTACAATCCTTCTCCGTGCAGCTATAGGAAGGACCCACCCAGTAGGAAGGCGACATTTGCTTCCTGCAGGATCGACAGGACAGTTCGTAAGGCTTCTCCGGTGGGGAGGGGGAGTCACCGCCTCGGGGGGGCTATGAAACAGTTCACAGCGCAGGCGGAGCCGCCGCCCGTTACTTCTTCTCTTGGCTCGGCTCTGCGTCTAGAAGGGCGGATCGGATGCCCAGCTTCTTCAGCTCCTCCACCAGGTCTCCGTTTTGGTGCATCTGAAGGAGGATGTCGCAGCCCCCCACAAACTCCCCGTTCAGGTACACCTGCGGGATGGTGGGCCAGTTCGAGTAATTCTTCACCCCTGCGAGACAAAAGAAGAAGAGGTAATCAGATGACAAGTCCCAAATTAAAGGGGCGCTACACCAATTCTTCCCTGTTATCAACCATGGGGGGGGGCTAGTGAAACACTCATCTTCCGGTCAGGTGCAGGGTGGCCTGGCAAAAAAACTGCGGTGTGTTGCACCCCACCCGGATTATGTCTGGAGTGGTCTGCCCAAGTGCACCATCCGTCGGTCAGAACAGGTGTCTGGAtgtgtataaaataataataaaaaaataataaaaaaaataaggtttCCTTCActgtcagcaagcagagatcttgaaattaAGGCCATTGAAATGCTAAAATTCGATTATTACTATAATAAAATTTTTTATGTTTACAGGAAATTATCTGCTCCTTATAACCACCTAAACTCatttccagctgctgtaaaaaacCTGTGTTTTCCTAGAGGGAGGATTTTGGGTGCAGTCCCCTTTAAGGATCTTCTGTGTTGTTACATTGCAACATAAGAATTGATACATTGTGAGGGGAGGATACATGGACAGGAGACAATGGAGGACCTTGACTGTTGACCCCCATCTTCGCCCTGGCAACcacagctaaaaaaaaataatatctggaggtgtcttaaaggggtattcctgttaCATTAAATGATCCCCTATCCACAGtgctaggacccccaccgatcacgggAACTGGGGCCACGTACCCCCTGAAGTGTACGCATGCTTGCTGGCGCTCCATTAATGTCTATGGGAATTCCAGGGATGCTTGTAGTGGGCATGCTTGACCGCCATTCCtaagcttggggggggggggggggggactgatcagtcagttatcccctatcctgtagataagGGATAGGTTTAAAGGGAGTCGGTCACCTTCATATACAGAGCTTACATTGTCCTatcgcacacctatacatgaatgttatggtacctttgtctttgtctttagacttgcagaagctggaaaaacgaactttgattgatTTGCAAATGAgccctcgcaagtgcccaggggcggcgttcactgtgttggtgcccaggctgccctgccttttttcattgttcccccgccccagcctctgcatatgcccgccctcctattcccttgcgtcatcctaagGTCCGGCCGAGATACCGTGCAAAACCAGCCGTTCAccggagcatgcgcagtagttaaagcgatgccgtaccaacaatgggcatcgcagtgcgcatgctccggcccggcgaacagtgcacagtcgcgggatctcggccggaccttaggatgacgcaagggaataggagggcgggcatgcGCAGAACCTGGGGGACAATGAAAGAAGGCAgtgcagcctgggcaccaacacagtgaatgccgcccctgggcacttgcgagggctcatttgcatatcaatcaaagttcgtttttccagcttttgcaagtctaaagacaaaggtacattcatgtataggtgtgctatagggcaatgtaagctctgtatatggccatatggaggggacagactccctttaaatcttTGGACAACCCCTGTCTATATGGGCATCCTCTGCTCAGGACCAGAATGCGTCTCTCATTCATGTGAATGATCACCTATGTGATACTACATTTACCCTGCAAACGTCTGGCCACACCTCCGCCGGCAGGATCGGGGGACGATCAGATGACTGCACAAGGTACCGCATtctcaaaagatttttttttttatgacggcCCCTTTAAGAGCAGCCCGCCACTGTGCATGTAAAAGCTTGACAGTCTGATAATACGGCAAATCCCCTTTAACCCCGCATCTGCTAATCCAGAAACATGGCCGCTATCTAGTCTAAAGATAGGCCAACgcatgctgctggattgcagggactAGAATCCTATGACTGGTAACAGCCTCCGGATTAACAGGGACCATATCCCTTCATCCGACAGTCCAGAAACAGGACACCTGCCTTTTGGCCTCTTGGCACCGCCCGACGATACAGGGACGAAGTTTCAGCTGTGTCAGTGATAAAAGTGCACAGTCACCGTGATGGTCGTGTGCAGATCTGGAGAGATTGGCAGGCTGGCCGCACTGCACAATGTCACACACACGGCTCTGCTGCATCAATAGCGGACACTGCAGTACGTGCCGACACAGATCAGCCCTGAATCGCTCCCCGTTATCAGCCATATAAAGCTGGCGAGAGGCCGACTGTAGGACTGGTGAATACAAactactgctccctgttatcagccatttcaggacggGGAAAGTCTGACTGTAGGACAGGTGAATATGCCGTATTTTCCGGACTacaagatgccccccccccccccccccccacaaagttGGGGTAGAATGGCAgtgagtcttataaagcgaatactaatgGGAGCTTCCATTATGGACGGTCATTAGCATGCAAGAGGAGCGGCGAGCAAGCACTGCACtgtctgtactcaccgctccctgatcATCTTCCTGCGTACAGTGTCAGCAGGCAGCACACATAGGCGCGCTCTAGGACCTGGCACTGGGCGACATCAGTGCCGGGCCCAAAAGAAGATCAGAGAGCGGAGAGCGCAGGAAGAGTGAGTGGGCTGAAGCAGGAGAGGcaagtttttttggtttttttgtctgattaaaggggttttctcatcttagACAATGAGTGCATATCGCTAGCatacgcccccattgtctgataggtgcggctcCCACTgccgggacccgcacctatatcgagaacggagcggggagcgctgtggctggtggaccccagatttcccggggtccgtccaccaccaagcactaATCCCCGcctcccccatagaagtgaatgggagcgtgccgcgcatACGCGCCCcatgctcctattcatttctatggggcagacggcaatagccgagccagtgctcggctattttcggcggccccatagaaatgaatggagggcggctgcgcatgcgcagtgctctctccttgactttcagggctccgttctcgctgggacctgcacctataagacaatgggggcacatccaagcgatatgcccccaatgtcagagatgagaaaacccctttaagcttgggggtctgatctgaggaggaatggggtctaaggaaaaatatatattttttttcattttcctccTGTAAATCTTAGTGGCGTCTTTTAGACAGAAAAATACTATTGTATAATCTATTGCTCCTTGTTTTCAGCCATTTATGAAAGGCAGAGAGCGACCACAGAACAggtgaatacaatctattgctccccgtTATCAGCCACTTCAGGCTGCAGAGGAGCCGACTGCGGTGCTTTCTAtttaggaacaggaggagcatgccccccctccccattatGTCCCAACGTCCAGCAGCACTATTATAATCCCCAGAGGCATTTCCCCCGTTGACACTCGTGACTTTCATGCGAGTTGGATTTCTGGGCACCTGACTCAGCGTCATAATAACCGCAAGTGCCTAGGAGCGAATAACGAGGGCACATACCTGCAGGCCGGACGCCGTTATTTACAACCACTATCATCATTACCATCCAGGGTTGTCAAGATTTTAAAAAGCCAAAAGCCGTAGATGGCGCAACATAATAATCGTTATGCAATTCCTTCTGCCGCGGTGACGTCACAAATCGCGAGCTCTGTAGCcaatcgctggtaaggtttgcatGTACGGCAAGGACAGCGATCGGCTGCAACAGTTGGGTGAACGGTGGATGCGATGTCATAATACAGATATGAAAATATCCGTATACCGCCCTACCGGCAAGCAACAACACGCACAGACCGTGGCATCCTGCCAGATAATACCGCACCATGAGGCATCCGGGTCACGCGGTAGAAACTAGAATGGAGCGGGTGAAGGGGGTGCAGAGACGCAgagtgtgtataatatatacagcagtgtactgatttaTGCGGTATACACATCACagtacactgcggtatatactatctaTATATGTACATAAtgcatctattatactgtataatacacgcagtgtgtacagatatagcgTGTTAGGGGTTAGTATCAGGGGTAAGGCGTTTGTATTGGGGGTTAATATAACTGTTAGGAGTTAAAGGTTAGGGTTAATGTTAGAGGTTAGTATAAGAGTAAGAGGGTAATATTGGGGGTTATTATTGTTGGGGGGTTAGTATTGGGGGTTTACATTACTGTTGGGGGTCAGGGGTTAGTATTTGGGGTTATTATTCAGGGTTTACATTACTATTGGGGATTAGTATTACCATTTGGGGTCAGTATTGGGGGTTACAGCAGGGGTCTCCTTTCTCCCACTCCAGGGTCACCCCTGGTCACATAGGACCTTGGCACTGGACATGTTGCCACCATGTTCTTGGAGCCTTGAAGGGGCCACAATCCTTCATAAGGACTTGTCTAGCGCCCCCTGTGGAAGTCTCCTCACCATAACATTTTAGTACTTATGGCCCCGATACCAACCCCCCTGACTACACCTGGTCGGGGGTCCCCACCTGATATTCCTGTCGCCCCTTATCTTTTCAGACCCCAGTGTGTATTCGAGGAGGGTCTCctatagcaggcatggccaacctgcggctctccagctgttgtaaaactacaactcccaccatgccctgctgtaggctgatagctgtagactgcccgggcatgatgggagttgtagttttgcaacagctggagagcctcaggttggctatCCCtgtcctatagtatacagcatataGTCACCAGTATATATGGTCAGCACAGAGACATCCCATAGGAAACTACAACCCACAGCTTATCCTGCCgagagcatgctgggaggtgtagtcctCCAGGCCCCCCAGGTGACTGCCAGCACTGACCATGCCTGAGGTCCTGGTCCTCCAACACGTTATAGGCCGCGTACTCGTCCACCCCGTGCATCCGCAGGATCTGCACCACCGCGTTACTGAAGCCGCACAGGGGCTGCGCCGGCGTCCCCTTTATAAACACCACCACCTTGTCCTTCTTCACCAGCGCGTCCAGGTGCTCCCGGGAACTACTGCTCTGGCTGAGCAAACGGCGGACAACCGGGCTCCGGAGAGCGGCGGACACACGGGACACGCACCAGCTCATGACTGACAGGCGCCGCCGTCACTCAAACGCGACGACCTTACTGAGAACGTTCTTGGTCCTGAGGAGCATCCGTAATTACAATACCCCGCCCACTGTGCGGCTCTCATTGGCTGAAAGTCTTAACTGGGCGGGAAAAAAGGATGTTGCGTAGCTATTAGTGAAAGCCGTTTGTCAGTTATCCCAGAAGACCAATGAGCGGCGTTTACGTCATTCATAGGGCGGGGTTAACGTATCGTTGTCCAGTGCTTTTTTTTCTTGGAACGTTCAGTAAGGACGGAGGAAGGCGCCTGGGCGGCCATGTTGGTGACGGATAGTGGTGAGTATGGCTGAGGTTGTGACCGCCATCTTGGTAGAGGTTAGTTATCTAAGCTTGATACTTTGTACGGCTGATGGGATTactattgtaacaaaccctcagctgtgagaagtcttAGGCCTATATTTGCAGTCTCCTCTCAGGCCCCCGGTTGCAGGTACTTGGGGTCTTCGGAGCTGCATAGAATATCCATGTGAGGAAGCCGAGACCTCCCTGCCTGAGTACCAGCAGCTTGATGTGCTATGTTCCTCACACACCACTTTGTTCTGTTGCCACGGAGATAATGGCGTTCCCCGTGTTATTATCTATCCGCCAACAGATAGAGCAACGCAGCGAGATATTGTTTACAGACTGAAGTCGTCTGCTAAATACTGGACCTGCTATATCGCCAGCACGGACTGCGATCGCCATGTGGAGGGCGCCGCTGACTCTCGTCTTCTATTACAGGGACCCCGGGAGCGTCTTCAGGACAAGACGGAGGAGAAACCGCAGGCTCGGGAACAAGTCCTCGTCCGAAGCCgtatcttaaccccttaaaggggtattctggtcgtGACAAGGTAACTATTAGATCTCGGCAGGAGGACCCCCAGTATCATGAAAATGGGGACCCTGAAAATGAAAAGAGCCGCCGTTTGGGCTCCATTCATCTCTTTGTGGAAATGGCGGTTCGCTGCATCTGGATCTCCCTTCAGAGATGAAGTAGCAGTGCCCTACCGgctgctctgttcattttggGGCCCTCGTTATCGGGGGGgtatgacccccaccgatctaatagatatcctctgtcctgtggataagatataaattgttacaactggaataccctattaaaggggttgtctcatctcagacgatGGGGGGCATAGTGCTagtatatgcccctattgtcttataggtgcgggtcccagcaatgTTGAGAGCGGAGAGCCccacaaagtggtggctggaggactgggagcgcaccgcacatgaccggcgagcgctcccattcacttctattggtccggtagaaatagccgagccagcgcctgccctatagaaaatgaatggaggacagCTGCGCTCTCCACCACTTTTTGGGCTTCATTCTCGATTATAGATGCGGGTCcaagcacctatcagacagtgggggcatatcctagtggtatacccccccccattatctaagatgagacaacccctttaaggaccagggttattatatttttttttgttttgtctttaGTCCCCTTCTCTATAATGCCAGCTAGAAGTTTATACATTTATAGGGTTTGGCAAGCAGTGCTCAAGGGGGGAGTGATCTTCACTGCGCGCTGTTGATGTCCAATACGTGCAGAGACCCCCCGACTGGActtttaagggcatctgtcagcagttttgtccctatgacactgtctgacctgttacatgtgcgcttggcagctgaaggcatctgtgttggtcccatgttcatatgtgtccgcattgcggagaaatatgatgttttagtatatgcaaatgagtctctaggagcaacgggggcgttaccattacacctagagcctctgctctctctgcaactaccgcaccctctacactttgattggCCAGGTGTGATGGTGTttacactgtctggccctgtctataaaagagcagagagaacagcagttgcagagcctctaggtgtaatggtaacgcccccgttgctcctaaaggtccatttgcatatattaaaacatcatttttctcagcaatgcgggcacatataaacatgggaccaacacagatgccttcagctgccaagcacacgtgtcataggtacaaaactgctgacagatgcccttaaggcctcctgcacacgaccgttgtgtgcacccgtggccgttgtgccgttttccgttttttttcgcggacccattgactttcaatgggtccgtggaaaaaacggaaaatgcactgttttgcagccgcatccgtgatccgtgtttcatggccgtgaaaaaaatatgacctgtcctatttttttcacggccaacggttcacggacccattcaagtcaatgggtccgtgaaagaacacggatgcacacaagattggcatccgtgtccgtgatccgtggccgtaggttagtttttatacagacggatccgaagatccgtctgcataaagctttttcaaagctgagttttcacttcgtgaaaactcagaaccgacagtatattctaacacagaagcgttcccatggtgatggggacgcttctagttagaatacactacaaactgtgtacaagactgccccctgctgcctggcagcacccgatctcttacagggggccgtgatcagcacaattaaccccttcaggtgcggcacctgaaagggttaattgtactatcatatccccctgtaagagatcagggctgccaggcagcagggggcagacccccccccctccccagtttgaatatcattgatggccagtgcggcccccccccctccctctattgtaattattcgttggtggcacagtgtgcgccccccccccccccctccctccctctattgtaataatttgttggtggcacagtgtgcgccccccatcggccccccccccctctatagcattaacaacattggtggccagtgtgcggcctcccatctccccccccccccccccatcatcattggtggcagcggagttccgatcggagtcccagtttaatcgctggggctccgatcggtaaccatggcaaccaggacgctactacagtcctggttgccatggttacatagcaatagtacaatagtagaagattcatacttaccggctgctgcgatgttcgtgtccggccgggagctccacctactggtaagtgacagcctcaggtctgtgcggcgcattgctaaatgaactgtcacttaccagtaggaggagctcccggccggacacgaacatcgcagatcccaggtaagtatgaatcattgtactattgctagtaacccgctgccaccaatgatcgggggggggggagatgggaggccgcacactggccaccaatgttgttaatgctatagagggagggggggggggccatggggggcgcacactgtgccaccaacgatttattacaatagagcgggggggcgcacactgtgccaccaacgatttattacaatagagggaggaaggggggggggggggcgcacactgtgccaccaacgatttattacaatagagggaggaaggggggggcgcacactgtgccaccaacgaattattacaatagagggaggaaggggggggggggcgcacactgtgccaccaacgatttattacaatagagggaggaaggggggggcgcacactgtgccaccaacgaattattacaatagagggaggaagggggggggcgcacactgtgccaccaacgaattattacaatagagggaggaaggggggggcgcacactgtgccaccaacgaattattacaatagagggaggaaggggggggcgcacactgtgccaccaacgaattattacaatagagggaggaaggggggggggggcgcacactgtgccaccaacgatttattacaatagagggaggaagggggggggggggggccgcacaggccaccaatgatattcaaactggggaggggggggtctgccccctgctgcctggcagccctgatctcttacagggggatatgatagcacaattaaccccttcaggtgcggcacctgaagggttaattgtgctgatcacagccccctgtaagagatcggatgctgctaggcagcagggggcagtcatgtacacagtttgtagtatattctaactagaagcgtccccatcaccatgggaacgcctctgtgttagaatatactgtcggaaatgaggtttcacgatctaactcatatccgacagtatattctaacatagaggcgttcccatggtgatggggacgcttcaagttaaaatataccatcggattggagaaaactccgatccgatggtatgggactccagactttacattgaaagtcaatgggggacggatccgtttgaaatggcaccatattgtgtcaacgtcaaacggatccgtccccattgacttgcattgtaattcaggacggatccgtttggctccgcacggccaggcggacaccaaaacgacttttttttcatgtccgtggatcctccaaaaatcaaggatgacccacggacgaaaaaacggtcacggatcacggacccgtttttgcggaccgcaaaaaaatacgttcgtgtgcaggaggcctaaaggtccagtcttggggggggggggggggggggggattggatcGGGAGTCTTTGCACGTATTGGACATGaacagcgagcagtgaagatcaCTCCCCCCTTGAGCACTGCTTGCCAGACTCCACCCACTTGGCACCAATAATTTTGGAATGGGCAGCAACAGTAAAGCTGACTGGAGGTGCTTAGAGGATCTTTCACCAGTAAAAACAGCGATATGAAATCTGTATTGtcttaggtttaattttgtaataaaacGATTTTTTTGAAAACTTGGTTTATGTCGTCGTATTCTGACacctgtaacttttttttttttttttcttccatctgTGAGTCGTCTTTTGTGGGTAGTGCTGTATTATTTGTACCATTTGACGGCACATGCAACAATTGTTTCATCATTTGTACTGTACGCTGCAGTATTTTCGTATTGCGGGGTATAGTGATTTTTACCGACCTCCTAGTACACCCTGATAGGGTGTAATAGGAGTAATAAGATGGCAAGCCTAATGCTCTACACGAAGCTACCTATGATGTACTGTACATGTCTTTCACTGTCGTTAGCTTGTCCCACTCCCTTATTCACCACCTTGTGCCACTTCGGTGGGCAAGTACCATCTGTTTTACAGATGGCCCAGGCAAGAGGCCTGGTGATGACCTCATTGCAGCCCTTGTCCGTTCCCAGTGGTGCTGGCAGACTTTTTCCTTAGTAGCATCTGTGCCAATCGTCGGGGATTCAGCATAAGGGCCCTTGCTCACGAACGTATActcagacatacggtccgtgagcggtccatatgtcccggagcggcattgatcgtgcacacgggagcacacagcatcctagattacaatgatgctgtgcaagtCGcggcgcccgcggggctattgttccGCACTCGTAAGATCATATAAGTGCGGGACAATCGCCCCACGGGCGGGCTGATGTGTACAgcctcattgtaatctatgatgctgtgtgctcctgcgtgcacgatcaatgccgctccggaacATATggaccgctcacggaccgtatatctcgcaGGGTATACAGTTGTGAGCAAGGGCCCTAACTGTAGAACAGCCCTCGGACTACTGCGGCCTGTCCTATTGATACCTGCTATGCCGCACAGCGTTGGCCAGGAGCTGCAGCACATGTGTGAATCCGTGCAACCCCGACCACCACAGCGGGAATGGAGTTAACTACAATGCACAAGTGCAGTCATggttgtaccccccccccccccccccccaaataatgaGCAGTACATAAAGAGGGGGCCACATCTATGAAAAGAAGCTCTTCCAATAGAGCAGTCTAATTGGTAAGTGTCTTCTGTTTACGTTTGCTGC
The sequence above is drawn from the Bufo bufo chromosome 11, aBufBuf1.1, whole genome shotgun sequence genome and encodes:
- the GLRX5 gene encoding glutaredoxin-related protein 5, mitochondrial produces the protein MSWCVSRVSAALRSPVVRRLLSQSSSSREHLDALVKKDKVVVFIKGTPAQPLCGFSNAVVQILRMHGVDEYAAYNVLEDQDLRHGVKNYSNWPTIPQVYLNGEFVGGCDILLQMHQNGDLVEELKKLGIRSALLDAEPSQEKK